A window of Macrotis lagotis isolate mMagLag1 chromosome X, bilby.v1.9.chrom.fasta, whole genome shotgun sequence contains these coding sequences:
- the PRELID3A gene encoding PRELI domain containing protein 3A isoform X1, with protein sequence MIIISTSICRFDLGVGYVNSPSTLTCKFIFKKVVCPFIWLIACFSHSHPWDTVIKAAMRKYPNPMNPCVVGVDVLDRSLDNRGRLHSHRLLSTEWGLPTLVKAVLGTNRTLTYIKEHSVVDPVGKKMELCSTNITLTNLVLVNERLVYTPHPDNPEMTVLTHEAVITVKGFSLGSYLESLMANTISSNARKVCIISYKVMDADIAKIQGLKYLNHCLSLAQSSKSHNYHQAKF encoded by the exons atgattattatttctacttctatCTGTAGGTTTGATTTGGGAGTTGGATATGTTAATAGTCCAAGCACACTCACATGTAAGTTTATTTTCAAAAAGGTGGTGTGTCCTTTCATCTGGTTAATTGCTTGTTTTTCCCATAGCCACCCATGGGACACTGTCATCAAAGCTGCTATGAGAAAATATCCAAATCCAATGAACCCTTGTGTAGTAGGAGTGGATGTATTAGATAGGAGCCTTGATAATAGAGGCCGGTTACATAGCCATCGTCTTCTCAGCACTGAGTGGGGACTCCCAACTCTTGTGAAAGCG GTCTTGGGAACCAATAGAACTTTGACATATATTAAAGAGCATTCTGTTGTAGATCcagtgggaaagaaaatggaactgTGTTCTACTAAT atcaCACTCACAAATTTGGTGTTGGTGAATGAGAGGTTGGTGTATACACCTCATCCTGATAATCCTGAAAT GACAGTGCTGACACATGAAGCAGTCATCACTGTGAAGGGATTTAGCTTAGGCAGCTACTTGGAAAGCCTAATGGCAAATACCATATCATCCAATGCAAGGAAGGTATGTATTATAAGCTATAAGGTCATGGATGCAGACATTGCTAAAATTCAAGGTTTGAAATATCTTAATCATTGTCTTTCTCTTGCACAAAGTTCCAAGAGTCACAATTACCACCAAGCAAAGTTCTAG
- the PRELID3A gene encoding PRELI domain containing protein 3A isoform X3 — MKIWSSEHVFGHPWDTVIKAAMRKYPNPMNPCVVGVDVLDRSLDNRGRLHSHRLLSTEWGLPTLVKAVLGTNRTLTYIKEHSVVDPVGKKMELCSTNITLTNLVLVNERLVYTPHPDNPEMTVLTHEAVITVKGFSLGSYLESLMANTISSNARKVCIISYKVMDADIAKIQGLKYLNHCLSLAQSSKSHNYHQAKF, encoded by the exons CCACCCATGGGACACTGTCATCAAAGCTGCTATGAGAAAATATCCAAATCCAATGAACCCTTGTGTAGTAGGAGTGGATGTATTAGATAGGAGCCTTGATAATAGAGGCCGGTTACATAGCCATCGTCTTCTCAGCACTGAGTGGGGACTCCCAACTCTTGTGAAAGCG GTCTTGGGAACCAATAGAACTTTGACATATATTAAAGAGCATTCTGTTGTAGATCcagtgggaaagaaaatggaactgTGTTCTACTAAT atcaCACTCACAAATTTGGTGTTGGTGAATGAGAGGTTGGTGTATACACCTCATCCTGATAATCCTGAAAT GACAGTGCTGACACATGAAGCAGTCATCACTGTGAAGGGATTTAGCTTAGGCAGCTACTTGGAAAGCCTAATGGCAAATACCATATCATCCAATGCAAGGAAGGTATGTATTATAAGCTATAAGGTCATGGATGCAGACATTGCTAAAATTCAAGGTTTGAAATATCTTAATCATTGTCTTTCTCTTGCACAAAGTTCCAAGAGTCACAATTACCACCAAGCAAAGTTCTAG